The following proteins are encoded in a genomic region of Gemmatimonadota bacterium:
- a CDS encoding ornithine cyclodeaminase family protein, with the protein MADSLLYLSRADVEAVDLPMTEIIEAVEGAFREKALGRTEMPPKPGIHPSRDGFIHAMPAYLSGTGGAGLKWVSAFPENRGRDLPQITGLIVLNDATTGLPLAVMDCTWITATRTAAASAVAARHLARPDATSVGIVACGVQGRTHLEALACLFGIERVHAYDHRRSNTERYKAEMEARLGLPITIVERAEDAVRDLDLVVTSGPIRKEPEPVIEADWLAPGAFASAVDFDSYWTGPAMAQMDVIATDDRAQMEYFRGLGYFKSTPAPHTELAELVSDAHPGRTDARQRTLAINLGLAIEDIVTAQRVVGRARERGIGVELPL; encoded by the coding sequence GTGGCCGACTCGCTGCTCTACCTGTCCCGCGCCGACGTGGAAGCCGTGGACCTCCCGATGACGGAGATCATCGAGGCCGTGGAGGGCGCGTTCCGCGAGAAGGCCCTGGGCCGGACCGAGATGCCGCCCAAGCCCGGAATCCACCCGAGCCGCGACGGCTTCATCCACGCCATGCCCGCCTACCTGTCGGGCACGGGGGGCGCCGGCCTCAAGTGGGTGAGCGCCTTCCCCGAGAACCGCGGGCGCGATCTGCCGCAGATCACGGGGCTGATCGTCCTGAACGACGCCACCACCGGTCTGCCGCTGGCCGTGATGGACTGCACGTGGATCACGGCCACCCGCACGGCCGCGGCCAGCGCCGTGGCCGCCCGCCATCTGGCGCGGCCCGACGCCACGAGCGTGGGGATCGTCGCGTGTGGCGTGCAGGGCCGCACCCACCTGGAGGCGCTGGCCTGCCTGTTCGGGATCGAGCGCGTGCACGCCTACGACCATCGCCGCTCCAACACCGAGCGCTACAAGGCGGAGATGGAGGCCAGGCTGGGCCTGCCCATCACGATCGTGGAGCGGGCCGAGGACGCCGTGCGCGACCTGGACCTCGTGGTGACCAGCGGACCGATCCGGAAGGAGCCCGAGCCCGTGATCGAAGCGGACTGGCTCGCGCCGGGCGCCTTCGCCTCCGCGGTGGACTTCGATTCCTACTGGACCGGGCCGGCGATGGCGCAGATGGACGTGATCGCCACGGACGATCGCGCGCAGATGGAGTACTTCCGCGGGCTCGGCTACTTCAAGAGCACACCCGCGCCGCACACGGAGCTGGCCGAGCTGGTGAGCGACGCGCATCCGGGCCGCACCGACGCGCGCCAGCGCACGCTGGCGATCAACCTGGGCCTGGCCATCGAGGACATCGTCACCGCGCAACGCGTGGTGGGCCGCGCGCGGGAGCGGGGGATCGGCGTGGAGCTGCCGCTGTAG
- a CDS encoding TonB-dependent receptor: MLAPLLALALAVAPLPQAAPRATVEGGVYTVREGARVALPFASVELVDGQGRVRGASADDQGHFRLVDVAPGPHAVRVTHVGYRTVRLEVVVPASGVLRVDVEVGADPVRMPGVTVRGEREPVPTAGEAGGSTAVDPGAAVRILEEGSGIASSGLLDAVRGLPGEDPPDESDALFMRGSALDLKRVRLDGAPVFTPFHVGGLIPSFDEWLLGRTDLWVGAAPARYDGGLDYVLDLRTRRPDRDRTNGSASVDLLGARAAVATPVGERAGVLVGGRILHGALERLLSRGASPYGYADGLARADIDLGERATLRATGFWNREDVSLDYAVAGSVAARAGLPERAEWGNRAGSVSLELPVAGGRLSLLAAGGRYDAGLPLAGQQPAYASGHTTRQDASVDWSRPREGGGALTFGLDAERIEAVYQARGLASDGSVRLFDNAADSWLAAAYGDVRMPVGERTTLQAGLRATHAEGQGVLLAPRLGLAWLLTDQAALSLSVGRYHQLVATADEQIPEGLAAAVTDSTPAPPLGNATLFRLARANHVVVSLDQMLSPTTRLGLDGFYKRFEGLLSAPGAVLSSSGIDLRVRRSGARFDGWAGYSLSWHWRQGASSATSEQFVGRQLLSAGLVGQLTPWSGLDVRLSYGDGLPLTAVATATDGEFAPGLENAIASPDPTTVAVGAARDEPALTGGPSGDFLRLDAEVYGLFERRVGSRTHQVRPYVKVLNALDRRDALFYYFERWRGEDARPLAELSVLPVIGIEWRF, encoded by the coding sequence ATGCTCGCTCCGCTGCTCGCCCTCGCGTTGGCGGTCGCGCCCCTCCCGCAGGCGGCGCCGCGCGCCACCGTGGAAGGCGGCGTCTACACGGTGCGCGAAGGCGCGCGCGTGGCGCTGCCCTTCGCGAGCGTGGAGCTGGTGGACGGGCAGGGTCGGGTGCGCGGCGCGTCCGCGGACGATCAGGGCCACTTCCGGCTCGTGGACGTGGCCCCCGGTCCGCACGCCGTGCGCGTGACGCACGTGGGCTACCGCACGGTGCGGCTGGAGGTGGTGGTGCCGGCCAGCGGCGTGCTGCGCGTGGACGTGGAGGTCGGAGCCGATCCGGTGCGTATGCCGGGCGTCACCGTGCGCGGCGAGCGCGAGCCCGTGCCCACCGCCGGTGAGGCCGGCGGAAGCACGGCCGTGGATCCTGGCGCCGCCGTGCGCATCCTCGAAGAGGGGTCCGGCATCGCCTCGTCCGGACTCCTGGACGCCGTGCGCGGGCTCCCGGGCGAAGATCCGCCGGACGAATCCGACGCGCTCTTCATGCGCGGGTCCGCGCTCGATCTCAAGCGGGTGCGGCTGGACGGCGCGCCGGTCTTCACGCCGTTCCATGTGGGCGGTCTGATCCCGAGCTTCGACGAGTGGCTGCTGGGTCGCACCGACCTGTGGGTGGGCGCCGCGCCGGCCCGCTACGACGGCGGGCTCGACTACGTGCTGGACCTGCGTACGCGGAGGCCCGACCGCGATCGCACCAACGGCAGCGCGTCGGTGGACCTGCTGGGGGCGCGCGCGGCCGTGGCGACGCCGGTGGGCGAGCGGGCGGGCGTGCTGGTGGGCGGACGCATCCTGCACGGTGCGCTGGAGCGGCTGCTCTCACGTGGCGCCTCACCGTACGGCTACGCGGACGGGCTCGCGCGCGCGGACATCGATCTCGGCGAGCGCGCCACACTGCGGGCCACCGGCTTCTGGAACCGTGAGGACGTATCGCTCGACTACGCCGTCGCCGGTAGCGTCGCGGCGCGCGCCGGTCTGCCGGAGCGTGCCGAGTGGGGCAACCGCGCGGGCAGCGTGTCCCTGGAGCTGCCGGTGGCCGGGGGGCGGCTGTCCCTGCTCGCCGCGGGCGGGCGCTACGACGCCGGGCTGCCGCTCGCGGGCCAGCAGCCGGCCTACGCCAGCGGACACACCACACGGCAGGACGCGTCCGTCGACTGGTCGCGTCCGCGTGAGGGCGGCGGTGCGCTGACCTTCGGCCTGGACGCCGAGCGCATCGAGGCCGTCTACCAGGCGCGCGGGCTCGCGTCCGACGGGAGCGTGCGCCTCTTCGACAACGCGGCCGACTCCTGGCTCGCCGCCGCCTACGGCGATGTCCGGATGCCCGTGGGCGAGCGCACCACGCTGCAGGCGGGGCTGCGCGCCACGCACGCGGAAGGGCAGGGCGTGCTGCTGGCGCCGCGCCTGGGCCTCGCGTGGCTGCTCACGGACCAGGCTGCGCTGTCGCTGTCCGTGGGCCGCTACCATCAGCTCGTGGCCACCGCGGACGAGCAGATCCCCGAAGGGCTGGCCGCCGCCGTCACGGACTCGACGCCCGCGCCGCCGCTCGGCAACGCCACGCTGTTCCGGCTGGCGCGCGCCAACCACGTGGTGGTCTCGCTGGACCAGATGCTGTCGCCCACGACCCGGCTGGGCCTGGACGGCTTCTACAAGCGCTTCGAAGGCCTGTTGTCCGCGCCGGGTGCCGTGTTGTCGTCCTCCGGGATCGACCTGCGCGTACGCCGTTCGGGCGCGCGCTTCGATGGCTGGGCCGGCTATTCGCTCTCGTGGCACTGGCGCCAGGGCGCGAGCAGCGCCACCAGCGAGCAGTTCGTGGGCCGGCAGCTCCTGAGCGCCGGTCTGGTGGGCCAACTCACGCCCTGGAGCGGCCTGGACGTGCGCCTGTCCTACGGCGACGGACTGCCGCTCACGGCCGTCGCCACGGCCACGGACGGAGAGTTCGCTCCCGGCCTGGAGAACGCGATCGCCAGCCCGGATCCCACGACGGTGGCGGTGGGCGCCGCGCGCGACGAGCCTGCGCTGACCGGCGGACCCTCGGGCGACTTCCTGCGCCTGGACGCGGAGGTGTACGGCCTCTTCGAGCGGCGCGTGGGCTCGCGCACCCACCAGGTGCGGCCCTACGTGAAGGTGCTGAACGCGCTCGATCGGCGCGATGCCCTCTTCTACTACTTCGAGCGCTGGCGTGGCGAGGATGCACGACCGCTGGCGGAGCTGTCCGTCCTGCCGGTGATCGGGATCGAGTGGCGGTTCTGA
- a CDS encoding sigma-70 family RNA polymerase sigma factor, protein MKVTGDEPEPVDVEALYAEVHPGLYRYCHRLTGDPDAAADVAQEAFVRLVERDVQGAPHELRAWLFKVATHRIRDRFRTRENRRRLLEIHPVLPGAAPDPDDEVERAQRVGRVREVLERLNLRDRELLLMREEGFSYKEMADAVGVAPGSVGTLLARALARFADALRAEGIHATG, encoded by the coding sequence GTGAAGGTCACAGGAGACGAGCCCGAGCCCGTGGACGTCGAAGCGTTGTACGCCGAGGTCCATCCGGGCCTCTACCGCTACTGCCATCGCCTGACCGGCGATCCGGACGCCGCCGCCGACGTGGCGCAGGAGGCGTTCGTGCGCCTGGTCGAGCGCGACGTGCAGGGCGCCCCGCACGAGCTGCGCGCCTGGCTCTTCAAGGTGGCCACGCACCGCATCCGCGACCGCTTCCGGACGCGGGAGAACCGGAGACGACTGTTGGAGATCCATCCCGTGCTGCCCGGCGCGGCGCCCGACCCCGACGACGAGGTCGAGCGCGCGCAGCGGGTAGGACGGGTTCGCGAGGTGCTGGAGCGTCTGAACCTCCGGGACCGGGAGCTGCTGCTGATGCGGGAAGAGGGATTCAGCTACAAGGAGATGGCCGACGCCGTGGGCGTCGCGCCGGGCTCGGTGGGCACGCTGCTGGCGCGGGCGCTCGCGCGCTTCGCCGACGCGCTCCGCGCGGAGGGGATCCATGCGACCGGATGA
- a CDS encoding DUF222 domain-containing protein, whose protein sequence is MSPAALALVASSELPIPTLDVPAGTSSPAIPPSRALTTEELADRIAEISAHLHAAEYQLLTLLREFDMREGWGHPGFRSCAQWLSWRTGIAPGPARERVRVARALATLPRVADAMRRGQLSWSKVRAITRVATPANEAELLEFALTGTAAHVERVVRGWRRVDRLEAARDERARHRQRYLELSTDHTGAVRIEGLLDPEVAAVLQRALEAAADALFQREPARDSMDANPSGPEASGAKATGGETTEADQPPPDHRPTATQRRADALGFLAERALAAGFARSSGATRADRFQVMVHVDAAELAEDAADGGASLETHLGADLDVPAGTFRRLACDASTVTMVHGADGAALTVGRRTRTVPPAIRRALRHRDRGCRFPGCGNRFADAHHIRHWADGGETRLENLVLLCRHHHRAVHEEGVQVERLDDGSFRFTAPDARELRDAPPLPALAPDWDALDPGGWTHTREGLVMTPWTSSSRWNGEPLDLPLAVRAFRGLREEA, encoded by the coding sequence ATGTCTCCCGCCGCCCTCGCCCTCGTCGCCTCGTCCGAACTCCCCATCCCCACGCTCGACGTTCCCGCGGGAACGTCCTCGCCGGCGATCCCACCCTCTCGTGCGCTCACCACCGAGGAGTTGGCCGACCGGATCGCCGAGATCTCCGCGCATCTCCACGCGGCCGAATACCAGCTGCTCACGCTGCTCCGCGAGTTCGACATGCGCGAGGGCTGGGGACATCCCGGCTTCCGGAGCTGCGCGCAGTGGCTGAGCTGGCGGACCGGCATCGCGCCCGGGCCGGCGCGGGAACGCGTGCGGGTGGCGCGCGCGCTGGCCACGCTCCCGCGGGTCGCCGATGCGATGCGGCGCGGGCAGCTGTCCTGGTCGAAGGTGCGGGCCATCACGCGCGTGGCCACCCCGGCGAACGAGGCCGAGCTCCTGGAGTTCGCGCTGACGGGCACCGCGGCGCACGTCGAGCGGGTGGTGCGGGGCTGGCGCCGTGTGGATCGCCTCGAGGCGGCGCGCGACGAGCGCGCGCGCCATCGGCAGCGCTACCTGGAGCTGTCTACCGACCACACCGGAGCTGTCCGGATCGAAGGGCTGTTGGACCCGGAGGTGGCGGCCGTGCTGCAGCGTGCCCTGGAGGCCGCCGCGGACGCGCTGTTCCAGCGCGAGCCCGCGCGTGATTCGATGGACGCGAACCCGAGCGGACCCGAGGCGAGCGGGGCCAAGGCGACCGGAGGGGAGACGACCGAAGCCGATCAGCCCCCACCGGACCATCGCCCCACCGCCACCCAGCGGCGCGCCGACGCGCTCGGATTCCTTGCGGAGCGTGCCCTGGCGGCGGGGTTCGCGCGGTCGAGCGGGGCGACGCGCGCGGATCGCTTCCAGGTCATGGTGCACGTGGACGCGGCGGAGCTGGCGGAAGACGCCGCGGACGGCGGGGCGAGCCTGGAGACACACCTCGGCGCCGACCTGGACGTTCCCGCGGGAACGTTCCGCCGACTCGCGTGCGATGCCAGCACCGTGACGATGGTGCACGGTGCGGACGGCGCCGCCCTCACCGTGGGTCGTCGCACGCGCACGGTGCCGCCGGCGATCCGCAGGGCGCTGCGCCACCGGGATCGCGGGTGTCGGTTCCCGGGGTGCGGCAATCGCTTCGCCGACGCGCACCACATCCGGCATTGGGCGGACGGAGGCGAGACGCGGCTGGAGAACCTGGTGCTGCTCTGTCGGCACCACCACCGCGCGGTGCACGAGGAAGGTGTCCAGGTGGAGCGGCTGGACGATGGGTCCTTCCGCTTCACCGCGCCCGACGCGCGGGAGCTCCGGGATGCACCCCCGCTGCCCGCGCTCGCCCCCGACTGGGACGCGCTGGACCCCGGCGGGTGGACGCACACCCGCGAGGGGCTGGTGATGACGCCGTGGACCTCCTCCTCACGCTGGAACGGTGAGCCGCTCGATCTGCCTCTGGCGGTGCGCGCGTTCCGGGGGCTACGGGAGGAGGCGTAG
- a CDS encoding DUF1207 domain-containing protein has protein sequence MGARALFALAAALLATAPLAAQAAPAFRPLVADPREVGSSIAYLWWDQPELDARVVAVGIGDGFDLFRRTDAAGRVIDAEVSAVVLAQFDGSKRSFDFFNADFIVGLPVSVRSGPWSARARLYHWSSHLGDEFLLSSGIERFEVSLGAVDLFAAREHRYGRVYAGGELWFTRVPSRLPTWVGHLGAEARTPPGLLGARGLAAVHLRAGEFGAERATGISLRSGIELGRTRPWAILFDYYDGPSPHGQFFDRMLRWYGLAIRLTV, from the coding sequence TTGGGCGCCCGAGCGCTCTTCGCGCTCGCCGCCGCCCTCCTGGCCACCGCGCCGCTCGCCGCCCAGGCCGCCCCTGCCTTCCGGCCCCTCGTGGCCGACCCGCGCGAGGTGGGCTCCTCCATCGCGTACCTCTGGTGGGATCAACCCGAGCTGGACGCGCGGGTGGTGGCGGTGGGGATCGGGGACGGGTTCGACCTGTTCCGCCGCACCGACGCAGCGGGCCGCGTGATCGACGCCGAGGTCTCGGCGGTGGTGCTGGCCCAGTTCGACGGAAGCAAGCGCTCGTTCGACTTCTTCAACGCCGACTTCATCGTCGGGCTTCCGGTCTCCGTCCGCTCGGGGCCGTGGTCGGCGCGCGCGCGCCTCTACCACTGGAGCTCGCACCTGGGAGACGAGTTCCTGCTGTCGTCCGGCATCGAGCGCTTCGAGGTATCACTGGGCGCGGTGGACCTCTTCGCGGCGCGCGAGCACCGCTACGGGCGCGTCTATGCCGGCGGAGAGCTCTGGTTCACGCGCGTCCCGAGCCGCCTGCCGACGTGGGTCGGACACCTCGGTGCGGAGGCGCGCACACCACCGGGCCTGCTCGGCGCGCGTGGGCTGGCCGCCGTGCACCTGCGCGCGGGAGAGTTCGGCGCCGAGCGCGCGACCGGCATCTCCCTCCGGAGCGGGATCGAGCTGGGACGCACCCGCCCGTGGGCCATCCTCTTCGACTACTACGACGGACCGTCCCCGCACGGGCAGTTCTTCGATCGCATGCTGCGCTGGTACGGTCTGGCGATCCGACTCACGGTGTGA
- a CDS encoding M20/M25/M40 family metallo-hydrolase: protein MTSLVRSPRIARSAAPALLACTFALAAPLSAQVAADGVAGLAREPVVQRAFAAIEAMEERTSAEHIELTQVPAPPFMEEERAKFYAEWLRAAGADSVWIDEEGNVIALRRGTTGGRTIALGGHLDTVFPEGTDVTVRQRGDTLFAPGIGDDTRGLMVVLTALRAMEEVGLETQADVWFVGVVGEEGLGDLRGMKHLFRDGAHPIDAWIEVDGGGLGRLVTKALGSHRYRATFKGPGGHSWGAFGMANPAHALSRAVTHFANVADTLTRSGPRTSYNVGTLTGGTSVNSIPFEVSMEVDMRSESPEALQRIDAAFRAAMQRGLEDENAVRRHGPALELVLDQVGNRPSGEHPDDLPLVQRAVAAAAVFGEEAEGGFGSTDSNIPIALGVPAVTIGRGGVGGEGHAPGEWWINRDGHLAIQNALLLLVAEAGLGRPVS from the coding sequence ATGACGTCCCTCGTCCGTTCTCCGCGCATCGCGCGGTCCGCGGCGCCCGCGCTGCTCGCGTGCACGTTCGCCCTCGCCGCGCCGCTGAGCGCGCAGGTGGCGGCCGACGGCGTGGCGGGCCTCGCGCGCGAGCCCGTCGTGCAGCGCGCGTTCGCAGCCATCGAGGCGATGGAGGAACGCACCAGCGCCGAGCACATCGAGCTCACACAGGTGCCGGCCCCTCCGTTCATGGAGGAGGAACGCGCGAAGTTCTACGCGGAGTGGCTGCGGGCCGCGGGCGCGGATTCCGTGTGGATCGACGAGGAGGGCAACGTGATCGCGCTCCGGCGCGGCACCACGGGCGGACGCACGATCGCGCTCGGCGGCCACCTGGACACCGTCTTCCCGGAGGGCACGGACGTGACCGTGCGCCAGCGCGGCGACACGCTCTTCGCGCCCGGCATCGGCGACGACACGCGCGGTCTGATGGTGGTGCTGACTGCGCTGCGCGCGATGGAAGAGGTGGGCCTGGAGACGCAAGCGGACGTGTGGTTCGTGGGCGTGGTCGGCGAGGAGGGCCTCGGCGACCTGCGCGGCATGAAGCACCTGTTCCGCGACGGCGCGCATCCGATCGATGCCTGGATCGAGGTGGACGGCGGCGGCCTCGGCCGCCTCGTCACAAAGGCGCTGGGCTCGCACCGCTATCGCGCCACGTTCAAGGGGCCGGGCGGGCACTCCTGGGGCGCGTTCGGGATGGCCAATCCCGCGCACGCGCTGTCGCGCGCGGTGACGCACTTCGCCAACGTCGCGGATACGCTCACGCGTTCGGGGCCGCGCACCAGCTACAACGTGGGCACGCTGACGGGCGGCACGTCCGTCAACTCGATTCCCTTCGAGGTGTCGATGGAGGTGGACATGCGCTCCGAGAGCCCCGAGGCCCTGCAGCGCATCGACGCCGCGTTCCGCGCCGCCATGCAGCGCGGCCTGGAGGACGAGAACGCCGTGCGCCGGCACGGGCCGGCGCTGGAGCTGGTGCTCGACCAGGTGGGCAACCGCCCGTCGGGGGAGCACCCGGACGACCTGCCGCTGGTGCAGCGGGCGGTGGCCGCGGCCGCCGTCTTCGGTGAGGAGGCGGAGGGTGGCTTCGGCTCCACCGACTCCAACATCCCGATCGCGCTCGGCGTCCCGGCCGTGACCATCGGCCGCGGCGGCGTGGGCGGCGAGGGACATGCCCCCGGCGAGTGGTGGATCAACCGGGACGGCCACCTGGCCATCCAGAACGCGCTGCTGCTGCTGGTGGCCGAGGCGGGATTGGGCCGGCCGGTGAGCTGA